In a genomic window of Bacillota bacterium:
- a CDS encoding spore germination protein produces the protein MVKAYDANLAWAMQVFHKQDNSDVVIRELEIGTEPPVRAFILYFDGLVVKNAVWEGVLQPLMLLSEIDDIRRRGNLLDSVAKRLVPSDKYETVTDYEAVIAHVLTGETALFVDGEAGALALETKGWEHRSVERAQSEMVVRGPIEGFTEALRSNTALVRRLIKSPDLVVEGLKIGRLSRTDVALMYIKGLTNDKLVTEVRRRIKAIDVDFAPQSGMLEQYIEDFPFAIFPQVTSTERPDRVGAFLSEGNVAILVGDDPWALIAPMTFTTFLHSSEDYYLRWPYANFLRILRFVSMLIALFVPAAYIAVTNYHQEMIPTDLLMAIASSRHGVPFPVPVEVILMELSFELIREAGVRIPNVIGPTIGIVGALVLGQAAVAANIVSPILVIIIAVTGLATFAIPNFSASFAVRVLRFPFEIVAAFLGFPGMAAGMLFMALHLASLRSFGVPYLSPVAPRRTPTADVLLRGQLWTMWHRPPFLRQSDQIRQDLIVRKWAPASQLAKKMIVKRKGGK, from the coding sequence ATGGTCAAGGCCTACGACGCCAACCTGGCCTGGGCCATGCAGGTCTTCCACAAGCAGGACAACAGCGACGTCGTCATCCGCGAGCTGGAGATCGGGACCGAGCCGCCGGTCCGGGCCTTCATCCTCTACTTCGACGGGCTGGTGGTCAAGAACGCCGTCTGGGAGGGCGTCCTCCAGCCGTTGATGCTCCTGTCCGAGATCGATGACATCCGCCGCCGCGGTAACCTCCTCGATTCCGTGGCTAAGCGCCTGGTGCCCTCGGACAAGTATGAGACGGTGACCGACTACGAGGCCGTCATCGCCCACGTCCTGACCGGGGAGACGGCCCTCTTCGTCGATGGTGAGGCCGGAGCCCTGGCCCTGGAGACCAAGGGTTGGGAGCATCGAAGCGTCGAGCGGGCCCAGAGCGAGATGGTCGTCCGCGGGCCCATCGAGGGCTTCACCGAGGCCCTGCGTTCAAACACCGCCCTGGTCAGACGGTTGATCAAGTCGCCGGACCTGGTCGTCGAGGGATTGAAGATCGGCCGGTTGTCCCGCACCGACGTCGCCCTGATGTACATCAAGGGCCTGACCAACGACAAGCTGGTGACCGAGGTCCGCCGGCGGATCAAGGCCATCGACGTCGACTTCGCCCCCCAGAGCGGGATGCTCGAACAGTACATCGAGGACTTCCCCTTCGCCATCTTCCCCCAGGTGACTTCGACCGAGCGACCTGATCGCGTGGGCGCCTTCCTGTCCGAGGGCAACGTGGCCATCCTCGTCGGTGACGATCCCTGGGCGCTGATCGCCCCGATGACCTTCACCACCTTCCTCCACAGCTCCGAGGATTACTACCTGCGCTGGCCCTACGCCAACTTCCTCCGGATCCTCCGATTTGTGTCGATGCTCATCGCTCTCTTCGTCCCGGCCGCCTACATCGCCGTCACCAACTATCATCAGGAGATGATCCCGACAGACTTGCTGATGGCCATCGCCTCGTCGCGGCACGGCGTCCCCTTTCCGGTCCCGGTCGAGGTCATCCTGATGGAGCTGTCCTTCGAACTGATCCGCGAGGCCGGCGTCCGCATCCCCAACGTCATCGGCCCGACCATCGGGATTGTCGGCGCCCTCGTCCTCGGTCAGGCGGCGGTGGCCGCCAACATCGTCAGCCCCATCCTGGTCATCATCATCGCCGTCACCGGCCTGGCCACCTTCGCCATCCCCAACTTCTCCGCTTCTTTCGCCGTCCGGGTCCTGCGCTTCCCCTTTGAGATCGTGGCCGCCTTCCTGGGTTTCCCGGGGATGGCCGCCGGGATGCTCTTCATGGCCCTGCACCTGGCCTCCCTCCGCAGCTTTGGCGTACCTTACCTGTCACCAGTGGCCCCGCGCCGCACGCCCACGGCGGATGTGCTGCTGCGTGGCCAGCTTTGGACGATGTGGCACCGGCCGCCCTTCCTGCGGCAAAGTGACCAGATCCGCCAGGACCTGATTGTTCGGAAGTGGGCGCCAGCGTCTCAGCTGGCCAAGAAGATGATCGTGAAACGAAAGGGGGGGAAGTGA